The following coding sequences lie in one Prevotella sp. oral taxon 299 str. F0039 genomic window:
- a CDS encoding ABC transporter ATP-binding protein yields MVRNILNELTASGVRHLIISALFFVVYALCGTAIMLTVLFLIDRHIHGESISFISAAWVLGSLLVLKTISNAIADMSKHFAGFDLVERIREKIILKLKMFSLGFYTNERLGEISTIIHKDVDNMEMVVGHLWTRMSADFIVALILDIGLFCVDWRMALTMVAILPIALFSLYRGIRSGMKAQEESQDNLADMVSLFVEYVKGIPVLKVFGGKGMFRDRLDHSVSEFGESSKNTSRLAAVSVGRYTFLIELAFALMATIGLWWTLQGELSLFAYLMFIIVSKEFYKPFVNMESHWLNYIKVKDSYGRISHLLNAPVITNPEQPKTATHFNLSFDKVDFHYEKEGFEMKNLTFHVPEGTVTALVGSSGSGKTTITSLLLRFWEPQNGSIRIGGLDIREMDYDYLLGKISVVMQNVILFSDTIANNIKVGNRNATQEEIEEAARRAMIHDFIVSLPDGYETKIGENGLGLSGGQKQRLSIARAFLKDAPIILLDEITSNVDPVNEYKIQQAMSALIRNRTVLVIAHHLQTIRNANQIIVMDKGHLVENGTHTELAAKNGMYCKLLSMQ; encoded by the coding sequence ATGGTACGCAATATACTGAATGAATTGACCGCTAGCGGAGTTCGGCATCTAATTATCTCCGCACTGTTTTTCGTGGTTTATGCCCTTTGCGGCACGGCGATAATGCTCACAGTCTTGTTTCTCATCGACCGTCATATACATGGAGAAAGCATCTCTTTCATTTCGGCAGCATGGGTACTCGGTAGTCTGCTGGTCTTGAAAACCATATCCAATGCCATTGCCGATATGAGTAAGCATTTTGCCGGATTTGATCTTGTGGAACGTATCCGCGAGAAAATCATACTGAAACTGAAAATGTTCTCACTCGGCTTCTATACCAATGAGCGTCTGGGAGAGATAAGTACAATCATTCACAAAGACGTTGATAATATGGAAATGGTAGTAGGACATCTATGGACACGGATGTCTGCCGACTTCATTGTAGCTCTAATACTCGATATTGGACTATTTTGTGTGGATTGGCGCATGGCATTGACAATGGTAGCCATTCTTCCTATTGCCCTGTTTTCTCTGTATCGGGGCATTCGCTCGGGAATGAAAGCACAGGAAGAGTCTCAGGACAATCTGGCAGATATGGTCAGCCTCTTTGTAGAATACGTCAAGGGCATTCCGGTTTTGAAAGTGTTTGGAGGAAAAGGAATGTTCCGTGACAGACTTGACCACTCTGTCAGTGAATTTGGAGAAAGCAGTAAGAATACTTCTCGTTTGGCAGCTGTGAGTGTGGGCAGATACACTTTCCTGATAGAATTGGCTTTCGCTCTGATGGCTACAATCGGTCTTTGGTGGACACTGCAGGGGGAACTTTCTCTTTTCGCTTATTTAATGTTTATCATCGTCTCAAAAGAATTCTACAAACCTTTTGTCAATATGGAGAGTCATTGGCTGAATTACATCAAGGTAAAAGATAGTTACGGACGCATTTCCCATTTATTGAATGCTCCTGTTATCACCAATCCTGAACAGCCGAAAACAGCAACCCATTTCAATCTTTCCTTTGACAAAGTGGATTTCCATTATGAGAAGGAAGGTTTTGAGATGAAAAATCTCACGTTCCATGTTCCCGAAGGAACGGTAACGGCACTTGTCGGATCGTCAGGTTCTGGTAAAACAACCATTACCAGCCTGTTACTTCGTTTTTGGGAACCGCAGAACGGCAGTATCCGTATCGGTGGTTTAGACATTCGAGAAATGGACTATGATTATCTACTCGGTAAAATCAGTGTGGTGATGCAGAATGTTATTCTCTTTTCAGACACCATTGCCAATAATATCAAAGTGGGCAACCGCAATGCTACGCAGGAAGAAATCGAGGAAGCTGCACGACGGGCGATGATACACGACTTTATCGTCAGTCTGCCGGACGGTTATGAAACAAAAATCGGAGAAAACGGTTTAGGACTGTCCGGAGGTCAGAAACAAAGGCTTTCAATTGCCCGTGCGTTCCTCAAAGATGCTCCCATTATTCTTTTGGACGAGATAACGAGCAATGTTGATCCTGTCAATGAATACAAGATACAGCAGGCAATGTCTGCCCTTATCCGAAATCGCACTGTCTTGGTCATTGCCCATCATTTGCAAACCATCCGTAATGCTAATCAAATTATTGTGATGGACAAGGGACACCTTGTAGAGAACGGGACGCATACAGAACTTGCAGCAAAAAACGGAATGTACTGCAAATTGCTGTCTATGCAATAA
- the lepB gene encoding signal peptidase I, translating into MLKSIKTKFYRVGWIVLGIILTYIIGSVFLFSFFKVNSMSMYPTLEPGDIIVVWKPVLGARIYNFLVKNPSKPLHVVRVLGERDIERNDIVVFNFPYEIWNKWEKIKMNSTMYYVKRCIALPGDSIYIDKGIYKIKGLKKNLGNIVMQRHLAEINIPHDSKDFFYKTLLYDTTFRWNIMQFGPLYIPKKGHSIPLNRKNFILYKNIIEWETQMHISCSKEKIMLNNIFVDRYKFQHDYYFMAGDNVSSSIDSRHWGLVPKEFIVGKVCLILNSVGNDGIKWNRVLHTI; encoded by the coding sequence ATGCTCAAATCAATAAAGACTAAATTTTATAGGGTTGGGTGGATAGTATTGGGAATTATACTAACATATATTATAGGTTCTGTTTTTCTTTTTTCTTTTTTCAAAGTTAATAGCATGTCAATGTATCCCACACTAGAACCTGGTGATATAATAGTTGTTTGGAAGCCTGTTTTAGGTGCTAGAATTTATAATTTCTTAGTAAAAAATCCTTCTAAACCCTTGCATGTTGTTCGCGTGCTAGGTGAACGTGATATAGAAAGAAATGACATCGTTGTATTTAATTTTCCATATGAAATTTGGAATAAATGGGAAAAGATAAAAATGAACTCAACAATGTATTATGTAAAAAGATGCATCGCTTTACCTGGTGATAGTATATACATTGATAAAGGCATATATAAGATAAAAGGCCTGAAAAAGAATTTGGGAAATATTGTAATGCAACGACATCTTGCAGAAATCAACATCCCACACGATTCAAAGGATTTCTTTTATAAGACACTTCTGTATGATACAACATTTAGATGGAATATAATGCAATTCGGTCCTTTATATATACCCAAGAAAGGTCATTCAATACCTCTCAACAGAAAGAACTTTATTCTATATAAGAACATTATTGAATGGGAAACTCAAATGCATATTAGTTGCAGCAAAGAAAAAATAATGTTAAATAATATCTTTGTAGATAGATATAAATTTCAGCATGATTATTATTTTATGGCAGGAGATAATGTGTCCTCTTCTATTGACTCACGCCACTGGGGGCTTGTTCCAAAAGAGTTTATTGTAGGGAAGGTTTGTTTGATTTTAAATTCGGTAGGAAATGATGGGATTAAATGGAATAGAGTACTTCATACTATTTAG
- a CDS encoding ABC transporter ATP-binding protein, protein MDKQKVRPLDEERESRSLLSNVVVILHLILGTLPILLVVWAVDKLMNSTLSPIIVWGIGGIMILFAMLRGVFYGTSIWRAHQSAYNVLTRLRLRIISHLQRLPLGFFQERKVGDLVNIINHDVEQIEIYLAHGLPEILSATLFPALLWVIIMVLDWRLGLSLISLLPVAFLLQMAVKTLWGKSFQHFMESTQKMSEDLLEYVATISVIKAFSNEENRTERVLGGMRDYIRWVKRSMFSLTVPMTLITMFLEGGIVVMTLIGLWMMSSGELTVARFILALILGGLFSSSFAKLATFQHFRIIYGQSLAKVQSITEVQTKETADKKTDTTQTDVCFEHVTFSYPNKKDNALKDVCLQFPRGSHTAIVGESGSGKTTLASLMMGFWHPQTGTIRLGGENIMEFSERNIADYFSMVQQEVFLFNTTIRDNIRIGRPTATQKEVEMAAERAHIHDFIMGLPNGYDTLAGEAGIKFSGGEKQRISIARMLLKDSPIIILDEATAALDGENEKLIQEALDELQRNKTVITIAHRLNTIQDMERIVVMDKGQVVSKGTHQELMKDCSLYRNMTETQEQVSKWQLKEEEE, encoded by the coding sequence ATGGATAAACAAAAAGTCAGACCCCTTGATGAGGAACGGGAGAGCCGTAGCCTGCTCTCCAATGTTGTGGTTATATTGCACCTTATTTTAGGCACACTCCCTATACTGCTTGTAGTGTGGGCGGTTGACAAGTTGATGAATAGTACACTCTCTCCCATAATAGTTTGGGGTATTGGAGGAATAATGATACTATTCGCAATGCTTCGAGGCGTATTCTATGGAACCTCGATTTGGCGTGCACACCAGTCGGCTTACAATGTCCTTACACGATTGAGGTTGCGTATCATAAGTCATCTGCAACGCTTGCCGCTCGGTTTCTTTCAAGAACGGAAAGTTGGCGACTTGGTGAATATTATTAACCACGATGTGGAACAAATTGAAATTTATTTAGCACATGGATTACCCGAAATCCTTTCGGCTACGCTTTTTCCAGCCTTACTCTGGGTAATCATTATGGTGTTAGACTGGCGTTTGGGGCTGTCGCTCATTTCTCTTTTACCTGTGGCATTTCTTCTGCAAATGGCTGTCAAAACACTTTGGGGAAAGAGCTTTCAACACTTTATGGAAAGTACGCAAAAAATGTCGGAAGACCTTTTGGAATATGTGGCTACCATATCGGTAATCAAAGCCTTTAGTAACGAGGAAAACAGAACGGAACGGGTACTTGGTGGTATGCGCGACTACATCCGTTGGGTAAAGCGGAGCATGTTTAGCCTTACCGTTCCCATGACATTGATAACGATGTTCTTGGAAGGTGGTATCGTGGTAATGACTCTTATTGGACTATGGATGATGAGTTCGGGCGAATTAACTGTAGCTCGTTTTATCCTTGCCTTGATATTGGGCGGATTGTTCTCGTCCTCCTTTGCTAAGTTGGCTACATTCCAACATTTCCGAATCATCTATGGTCAGTCGTTGGCAAAAGTACAGTCCATTACAGAGGTACAGACAAAGGAAACTGCGGACAAGAAAACAGATACGACACAGACGGATGTTTGTTTCGAGCATGTTACATTCTCCTATCCAAACAAGAAAGACAATGCGCTGAAAGATGTATGTCTTCAATTTCCGAGAGGAAGCCATACTGCTATCGTCGGCGAGTCAGGGTCGGGAAAAACCACGCTGGCAAGTTTGATGATGGGGTTCTGGCACCCCCAAACAGGGACTATCCGACTGGGAGGAGAGAATATTATGGAATTCTCCGAACGTAATATCGCTGATTATTTTTCGATGGTACAGCAGGAGGTTTTTCTCTTTAACACAACCATTCGAGACAATATCCGTATTGGAAGACCTACCGCCACACAAAAGGAAGTGGAAATGGCAGCAGAGCGTGCTCATATTCATGATTTTATCATGGGCTTGCCGAATGGTTATGATACGCTGGCAGGCGAAGCCGGCATAAAATTCTCTGGCGGAGAAAAACAGCGTATTTCCATTGCTCGAATGTTGCTCAAAGACTCTCCAATAATTATTCTCGATGAAGCCACTGCCGCATTGGACGGAGAGAATGAGAAACTAATCCAAGAAGCTCTTGATGAATTGCAGCGCAACAAGACCGTCATTACCATTGCCCATCGTCTCAATACGATTCAGGATATGGAGCGTATTGTTGTGATGGACAAAGGGCAGGTTGTGTCAAAAGGAACACACCAAGAACTGATGAAAGACTGTTCTCTGTACCGCAATATGACGGAAACGCAAGAGCAAGTAAGTAAATGGCAATTAAAAGAAGAGGAGGAATAA